ggatgtaaTTGAAAATGTTTATACATTTGATGCCTACGGGCTTTGCAATTCAATCTTGATGTGGTGTAGtttaagctcatatgagctatcTAGAGTGTAGTTCACCCGTGTATCCGAGTCCATTTTACTAAGGTTCCGTTAGGCGAAACATTGAAATCAAATCTTGAAATCAGAAAATGAAACATTGAAATCAAATCTTGAAAtcagaaaatgaaataaaacgaATTTTGGTAAGCTGTTataatgtatgatttgaattgaaatggtataaacttgagaattgataataatatatgaaatgacATTGATTAATAAGAAACTAGAgtattaaattgttaaatgtaCATGTTTGAAACTTAAATGGATTGTTGTATACACACCAATATAAGACATGATATTGAATGTTGTAAATGGTTATATAATGGAACAGTAAATAGTTTGGTATTTGTTGAATGGTATGGTAAGGTAAATTTCTTTGCAATGTTATATGACTTGTATGCAAATTgttatatgcatacatatataaatgGGAACGTAACTTCATGGCATAATGAAATATGTATTGGTTTGATATTGAACTTAAATTCAATGTGatcattttatattgttgatgttTTATTgatttgaatcatgaaagtaccaccAAGCTTTATCGCTTAACATAGGTTTGTCTATTTCGTTCATAGGTTTTAGTGGATCTCGAAGTTTCAATAGATGATTTTAGCATCCAATCAACAGTTCTTGACTCAGCAAAGTTTGTGtggtttctttttgttttaatatatatatggcatgtatctAAGGTTGAGTCGATTTTTGTAATGTAAACGGTTATTTTGAAATCTTAGAAATGGTATTGTCATTTGTTCTAAGCATAACGATAGTTGAATGCATTCATGTAGTATAGTGTTGCATTGATTGAAATATACAAATGTTACTGTATACCAAGTTGGTTAAGTTTGAACTATCAAATTGCAAAATATGGTTCAAGTAACCTTGTAAATGGTATAAGGTTTAAAGTGATGAATtgtgtaaaaattaaatatggtCATGTAGAAGAAAGTCCATATCAAGCAATACATGATTATTCAATCCTTTTGAGCACAATTTCTAGTAAGATCTTAGATTTGAATATCcgataaaaaaataactttttaaattttaatttcattataaattatttattatatttttgtacaataattaaaattattcataattttttcctaaatccttaaatatatattttttaaatgtaaaattagaatttatttaatgaattgatGAATACGCAAAAACTATTTCAACTTGTCTTTTTCCCCTCTTCGATagataatttttttgtatttttcttcaACTGGTTCCATCCAAAGTTCCCCTGGTCTGAGTAGATACATTTGACCAATTAACCAACCAAACCATTGTCATCTACTTAAATGTACTTCAATCCACTGTGCTTGTTTGCTTCTGTCCTAACATACCACGTGCCATAAAAAACAAACACTTGGATTTGCACTACGAACCAATTAATAATGCTAACCCTTTGAATCTTCCATTCAACTACAAAAAAACTTTtccacttttttttatttgtttttggcaGGCAAGGAAAAACTTTTAACATATGGACATGGGAAACAAAAACTTCGGTGATTTGTTAAATACCATCCCATTGTTTGTCTCATTCATAGgctaacaatatatatattaatcactAGCATTTCAATCATTCACATTCCATCAGAAACCACATCCAGTCCACTATTATATATTGGAATGGTGCAGTGAGCCATTGATTTAATGATTCTTTAGTACATTCAGTCACGTTTCCTTACATGGGGTGCCATTTTATGGTCGGCTACAGCGAAAACAAAGAGATTACTTActagaaaataagaaaataaaagaaaagattggCAGTGTGTGGTCGAGAGCATGCATAGTTAATACGACTTTGTAGTTAACTCGTGTCTGCTTCAATGCAATAACATATATATCAGATAGATAAAAGAATATGATAGGAGAAATGAGGGCAAATCATTACGGATCGGCAGCCGTGGTTAGTAGTGCAGGGCATGTTTTGTGGTTAGTAATGATGGTAGTCATCTTTTATTGTTTCATTTcgatcatatatataatataaaacaaacAATGTCATAGTTATGTTTATCTTCTTCACTGCAACATCTTAAAGGCACGAGGGTTTGGTTTGGATACAATACCTTTCAATGAAGTTCAGACATCAATTTCCATGGATTTAGTCAAGTCAGGTCCAAACGTGTCTGCTAACATAACAGACATGAAGACAAGGTGTTTTTGTTTTTTCCAGCTTTCAAACATTAATACAATGAATTACACGTTTCCAAATTCATTTGAATCCAGGACTGGTGTTAATGGAAGATTTGAGCATGAGTCCTTTGTCACTCATCCACCATATTTATATAATTGATACCAGCAAAATAAAGCAGCTGAAAGAGGGTTTATAAAAAGCATCAAATAATAAAACATGCATGGTAGTCACAATTTGACTACCATGGGAAACTCGAGTAAAATATTTGGAAGAGGATGAATAAGTTTTATGCTAAAAGCCAATTGAATCCTGACAAAGTTTTGCATTAATCTTTATATAAAGAATGACTTTTGATAGTTCTATACTTTGGACAAAGATTAACTGCcctgttggaatattttcaaatatttatagtatcccaataactataaatgaatgggtgtaattaatcaaaagataaaacttttggtcattggtcaaaagttatatcatttgatttttttaaaaaagaattataactattcaaaaaatattatttgaatagttacaaaattaaatgaataattattattatttatttattcataaagacacctattgaaagatgtctctatgaagagacatgaaaattcctataaataggaatgggatttcatttggaaaccatatcaacaaattctaatattatttcttctcttcctccattttctaatattattagattattctataaagtattgctgcagaaatcctttgtagaaattgagtttttgttatacattactcagtgcatagtggactatcctcgtcagtgcaaaacgcaaatagtcattggcttcattgtatcctcgaggttaatttgcttggaactcgtttgcacactgaagataagtgggggcgaatataaccttaaagatagtggcttgatacatgccttggagcctgtcctatttcttctttttcttttcgagtttcgatcgtgtgttcgagttttttccttaccggagcTTTGTACCAACATGCCCTATTCTTTAATCACTTTGTGAAAGAATCTTcttgaaaaagaagagaaatagagTAAACAATGAAATAATTACAAGCTTGTAGAAAAACCTGGCAAAGAAAACACACTCATCTATATCTTATTTCAAAACCTTTAAATTTACCATATCCAACACATCGAAGATTAACAAAGTAAGTTTTGAAAATAAAGCCAACATTAAAAGTTGATTCAAATTTCATTGATTTATTGTTGGTGAACCTCAGGTAGAGCACAATATCATAATAAATCTCtaccttttttaaaatattttatagaaatattatttttctctcttaatCCACCTTGGTAGTGGGTCAACTATACCTATTCATTATTTTGATAAAAGTACTAATGACTATAGCAAGAAAAAAacataatgttttaaaaataatgaaacgagtagctgaatatatatatatatattctcgtACAACCATCTAGGAAGCTAGTTTTGCAAGCCCCCCTTGATGTTGAAGTTGCAGAAGCATCAAATTCTGCCATTTTTATGCTAATATGGGAATTTTCATGTCTTTCTTTAAGCTTGTGCCCTTGGAGTTTGTGTTGATATCAGTGTTTTTCTCTTTGTTGCATGCAATCTTATGTAAAGTCTGCAGAGTTTCAGAATTAGCAGGACATGGCCCCCCAACTTATCCTATAATCGGCTGCATGATTTCTTTCTACAAAAACCGCACTCGTTTGATAGATTGGTATACAGAGCTCATCGCGGAGTCGGACACCAATACAATTGTGATTAACCGGCTTAGTACTCGAAGGACTGTTGTGACCGCAAACTCGGAGAACGTTGAGTACATGCTGAAAACCAATTTCAATAACTTCCCTAAAGGCAAGCCTTTCACTGAAATTCTGGGTGACTTTCTTGGCTATGGGATATTCAATGTGGATGGGGAGCTTTGGCGCATTCAACGCAAGTTAGCAAGCCAAGCTTTCAGCACCAATTCTTTGAGAGAATTCGTGATGAGCACATTGAAAGAAGAGGTAGAGAATCGATTTTTACCTTCGTTAGAATCATTGGCTGCGGCATCAGCAGTGGTAGACTTACAGGACTTGCTGAGACGACTTTCGTTCAATATGATCTGCAAGGTCTCATTAGGGGTGGATCACTGTGTTTTAGACCCTTCTCAGCTTGTTTCGCCTCCCAACAAAGCTTTCGACATGGCATCGGAGATATGCGCCAAACGTGGAGCCGCTCCTTTGTTATTGGTTTGGAAGGTCAAGAAATGGCTCGGAGTTGGATCGGAGAAAAAGCTCAGGGATGCTGTTGAAGaagttcatgcatatattgaGGAAATCATTCGTAACAGGAAGAAAAAGATGGATGAAAGCCAAGAGAATTGCGGTGAAGATCTCCTATCGAGGTTGATATTGGCTGGTTGCGATGAGGAAGTGATAAGAGATATGATCATTAACTTCATCATGGCAGGAAGGGATACAACTTCAGCAGCAATGACATGGCTCTTCTGGTTGCTTTCATGCCATCCAGTTATAGAGCAAGAACTGCTGAAAGAGATacagaaaaatgataaaatattgtCGGATTATGAATCATTGGAGGGACTGAAATTGTTGAAAGCTTCTCTTTGTGAGTCCATGAGGCTCTACCCGCCGGTAGCTTGGAACTCAAAGCATGCCATGGTGGATGATATGTTACCTGATGGTACTTTAGTCCAGGCGGGGGATAGGGTAACCTATTTTCCCTATGGAATGGGGAGGATGGAAGCGTTGTGGGGAAAGGACTGCATCGAGTTCAGACCGAGCCGGTGGTTTATTGAACCAAGTCACCAGGGAGGATCACTAAAGAAGGTAAGTCCATACAAGTTTCCAGTTTTTCAGGCAGGACCAAGAATTTGTCTTGGAAGAGATATGGCCTTCATTCAGATGAAATATGTGGTGGCTTCCATACTGAGACAGTTTGAAATCAAACCAATCGGATCAGAAAAGCCTATTTTTGTGCCACTCTTGACGGCTCACATGGCCGGTGGACTAAAGGTTTTGATCAAGAAACGAGATCATTCAATATAAGactttaaaaaatacattttttagtGAGAATCAATGTttctgaaatttaaaaaaaaaaaaaaaagatttgtaaGAGCAATGTAAGATGGCAATATGCTATCATGTCTCATCTGTATTATAGTTAGGAGGAAAAATATTAGCTAAAACAATCACATACTTGTACAAATCTTTATCAGATCGTTCATAATTATTGGCATCAATCTAGATCGTTGATTCAAAATCATGTAGTTGTCCTTCAAGCAACAAATTTGTGATTGTAAGAGCATGAGCTTAGTTAATCACCTCTAATACAAGGTCAGAAATGTACATGCATGCATGTTTGGAAGGATTATGTCACATGTATTGATTTTTTAAAGTGGGAACAgtattaaatattcaaaataatattaatttcctACAGCATGTATAATGAAAGCATCCTGTTTTAAAATTCAAAGCAACCTATGATATTCAAAGATAGACTATTCTCTTCAGTATCCTGTTTCAATATTCAAAGCAATCTTTACGATTATAATAGAAGCTTTAGCTCAAATGGCATACGTGTTAGATAGAGACCCAGAACTTCACACTTAACTAGAATGAggaattttgtttttgttctttcTCATCTTGCTCGGGGacaaagaaataaacaagaaaaacAAAGATTAATAACACAaaatagacatcaaagaagtttctttcttttcataGAGGTTAAAGAAAGATGAATGTAACTGGTACAAgatgcttttctttctttttggtcGGGTCCCCATGGACACCTCCAGTACAACATGCTGATTAGTGCTTACAACTGTGGCTGTTTTCCACCACTTGAAAGAAAGAAcaatttcttattttcttattttcagtccttctaaaaacatagaaaagtTTCTAAATTTTTCCAATCTTCAATTATCGGTCTTTCTAATGATAGATAAGCTTCTACATTGTTCCATTCTTCATACATGCCAATTCTTACAGAGAAACCGATGGTCTGGCCTCTTAATGCATCCTACACGAAAACAAGATGGCTTCAAGTGATCATGCTAAAAAGAGTTCACCGTGTGGACATGGGTGCAATTTACTGCAGATTTGCATGTCATTACCTGAAGTATTACTGGCTGGATATCCTTTTCTTCATCCTTATAATTTCTATGCCTTGTCTCAGACCCTTCCTAAGAGGCCCATAGATGCATCCTTCACCAAGTTTTCCATATCTGATCCAGTGTAGCCTGCAAAGGAAAGATACTGGAAAAGATAAATTTTGAAGAATAGCTAAGATAAAACAAGAATAAGACAGAAGCTATCCTTCTGTTAACTTACAAGTGGCATCAATGACCTCTTCTGAAGGCTTCAAAAGTCCATTCTCCAGTATACAACCTACTATCACGGCTCTTGCTTCTTCATCACCATTTAAACTCGGAAAAAAATTCTGTGTCACAATTGGCTAGAATTAGATAAGCTGAGTCCTGGCAAGTCTTCTCCTTGATGCTTCACCAAGTTACAAAACAACTACACTCATAACACGACATTTCCATGATAGATATAAACCAAGAAATCTGCTAGGAGACAATGCAATAAACAAGCTACTTTGTGTTGCTAAtaatggattgaacaaaataataAACCACCTTGCTAATTTCCATTTTTTGTTATCAGAGTATGGTTATTATGCCTATAAAGGCTGCTTCCTGTTATACATTCTACTTCAATTAAGGGAAAGGTCTACACTCTACAGTAGGTAAATGATTCAAATCAATGAAGTAAGTGAGGCCTATCAATGCTTTCAGAATGATAATTCATGTGCTTCCTGGTGCATCACTTCTAGCAGCTGGCCTGCAGTTTAGATAACAGCATCCTTGACCCTGTTAAAAATTTATACTGACCAAAATAGAACTTGATTATGTTTTCATCCTTTTCATAAACATTAGGTTTTCTATAAGAAATTTATTTAGGGAAGCCAAGTGTGTATAATCCAAGCATGCATTATACACATGAAAGAGTGGACTCCAACTACCGCAGGAAAGTTAATGTCAAATATTGGAAAGGTGGTCACATATCAATCAAAAAATCTTTAAGAAGATTCAATCTCAAAGCTTAAACAAGATCCGGGTCTGCTGATTCACATGTGGTTTCTAGTAAAAGCATAAAAAAGCTTGAGAAATGGTATTACTTAGAATTCAGATATCAGAGGGAAGATTCAATAAATAGTTTTGACAAGGCACGCATATTAAATAGCAATAATGTTGAAGGGCCAATCAAAGACGGGTTTCTACCAAatcaatcacaattcaatatgCTATTAGCAGCAATAACTGCACATCCAAAGTGACAGGCTCGGGTTTCGAACTTGAGGAAAATGATTCAAAACTCAACAAGAATTGTaataaaacagaaaaaaagaGCTTACCATGGTTGGTTGAAGAATTCTGATTTGCAGTTTTTCAGCACTTTGACTAGCTTCTCGAGCTACCAATTTTAGATCCATGCTCTGAGGCTCGATTAAAGCATTAACAAATTCCACTGGTGATTGATTGAAGCCTagaaagaacacacaccttttaTGGTGCTAATGGATTTTCCTTACACTAGCACATATTGCTTCATGACAAGCATCAATCTCTTTGCACTTCTCTACATTTGCCAACAGAGAAGACAAATCATGGCATCAACTAACACATCATAGCATGCAGTTCCTGCAGGACTATTCTAGGAAAGATTGATTTTGTGTTCAAATGTATCTGTGGTGGAGACAAATGTTGTGATATATTCTGCGAAACCACGgtaaaatttaaccttttttccCCAAAAACTTTCTGGAGTTGTTCATCACCAttaaagaaagatggatcatttGGGTTCTGAAGTTTTCTAGCCTTCACATAATGCCAAATTGCAGCAAAAGTTCTGGGGCACGTATCAACTTCAATACCAAGGACTTCAAATTAAAGCTGAAGAAAGCCTGAACTTCTGCTGTACATAATTTGTTTCCGACCGTATATATACAGTGAACTCCTTATCTGC
The sequence above is drawn from the Gossypium hirsutum isolate 1008001.06 chromosome A05, Gossypium_hirsutum_v2.1, whole genome shotgun sequence genome and encodes:
- the LOC107960454 gene encoding cytochrome P450 94B3, with translation MGIFMSFFKLVPLEFVLISVFFSLLHAILCKVCRVSELAGHGPPTYPIIGCMISFYKNRTRLIDWYTELIAESDTNTIVINRLSTRRTVVTANSENVEYMLKTNFNNFPKGKPFTEILGDFLGYGIFNVDGELWRIQRKLASQAFSTNSLREFVMSTLKEEVENRFLPSLESLAAASAVVDLQDLLRRLSFNMICKVSLGVDHCVLDPSQLVSPPNKAFDMASEICAKRGAAPLLLVWKVKKWLGVGSEKKLRDAVEEVHAYIEEIIRNRKKKMDESQENCGEDLLSRLILAGCDEEVIRDMIINFIMAGRDTTSAAMTWLFWLLSCHPVIEQELLKEIQKNDKILSDYESLEGLKLLKASLCESMRLYPPVAWNSKHAMVDDMLPDGTLVQAGDRVTYFPYGMGRMEALWGKDCIEFRPSRWFIEPSHQGGSLKKVSPYKFPVFQAGPRICLGRDMAFIQMKYVVASILRQFEIKPIGSEKPIFVPLLTAHMAGGLKVLIKKRDHSI